Proteins from a genomic interval of Solidesulfovibrio sp.:
- a CDS encoding enoyl-ACP reductase, whose amino-acid sequence MLMMGKKALVFGVVNERSIAYGIAKALRDNGASLALGYAAEPIRKRIEPIAANLGADFVFPCNVSKDEEIATAADLVREKWGGVDCLVHSIAYANREDLAGRFIDTSREGFRVALDVSAYSLVALCRAFEALFTSGASVMTMSYYGSGRVVANYNAMGVAKSALEASVRYLAVDLGKRGVRINAISAGPVRTMAASAISGFRTILETIENRSPLGRNISLEDIGRCALYLASDLSSGTTGEVIFVDSGYNIMGV is encoded by the coding sequence ATGCTGATGATGGGTAAAAAAGCCTTGGTGTTCGGCGTGGTCAACGAACGCAGCATCGCCTACGGCATCGCCAAGGCCCTGCGCGACAACGGCGCTTCCCTGGCCCTGGGCTATGCCGCCGAACCCATCCGCAAGCGCATCGAGCCCATCGCCGCCAACCTGGGCGCCGATTTCGTCTTCCCGTGCAACGTGTCCAAGGACGAGGAGATCGCCACGGCGGCCGACCTCGTGCGCGAAAAATGGGGCGGCGTGGACTGCCTGGTCCATTCCATCGCCTACGCCAACCGCGAGGACCTCGCCGGCCGGTTCATCGACACCAGCCGCGAGGGCTTCCGGGTGGCCCTGGACGTCTCGGCCTATTCCCTGGTGGCCCTGTGCCGGGCCTTCGAGGCGCTTTTCACCTCCGGCGCCTCGGTGATGACCATGAGCTATTACGGCTCGGGCCGGGTTGTCGCCAACTACAACGCCATGGGCGTGGCCAAGTCCGCCCTGGAGGCCAGCGTGCGCTACCTGGCCGTGGACCTGGGCAAGCGCGGCGTGCGCATCAACGCCATCAGTGCCGGGCCGGTCAGGACCATGGCCGCCTCGGCCATCAGCGGCTTTCGCACCATCCTCGAAACCATCGAGAACCGTTCGCCGCTGGGGCGCAACATCTCCCTGGAGGACATCGGCCGCTGCGCCCTCTACCTGGCCTCGGACCTGTCCTCGGGCACCACGGGCGAGGTGATCTTCGTCGATTCCGGCTACAACATCATGGGGGTGTAG